The window CTAATTCAGATGGTGGCGAACTTGTAGTTGCTGTATTAAGCCGTAACGACAACACTTTCTCGATAGAAAATCAGAAACTACTTGATAGCAATGGGCAGTTTAAATTCTACCTAAAACCAGGCACTTATTACGTTGCTGTATACCAAGACAGTAATCACAATTTGACCTACGACGACAATGAAACAGGCGTTGCTTATGTTGACTCGGTTGGCATGTTACAAGCAATTACGCTTAACGATAAAGCCAAATACAAAGCTAAACCAATTCACTTCGCAAAGCCTGTAAAAAAAGGGTATGCGGTTCAATACAGTGATAATTACAATATTAATAATATCGGCAAGTTAGCGAATTTAGAGCACGCTATGTTTGATGCCCATAATGTTGATATGGGATTTTGGCGGCCGCTTGATTTTCTTGCACAAGTGGAGTCTGGTTTATTTATGTTGTCTCCGTATAACGCTAAAAAAGAACCGCTTATTCTAGTGCATGGCATGATGGGCAACCCGCGCGAATTTTCCACTTTAGTTGCGGCGCTTGAAGATTCTGACTATCAAGTGTGGGTATTGTACTACCCAAGTGGCGTAGGACTGCATTTGGTTAAAGACTATTTGTTAGAAAGTATTGAGGTTATGCAAAAACGCTATGGTTTTGATGCGGTTTCGGTGTTAGCGCACAGCATGGGTGGGCTTATTACCCGAGGTTACGCACTAAGTCATCAAGGTCATGCACGTAACTATAAAATTAATCATTTTATTACGGTAAACAGTCCGTTATTGGGTATGCAAAGTGCTCGAAAAGGGGTTGAAAGTTCGCCCCTTGTAATTAACTCATGGCGTGATGTTGCAACTAACAGTGACTATGTTAATCAGTTACATACTCAGACACTGCAGCCAGAAATTAATTACGCTTTGGTATTTTCCTATCAAGACGGTGCAAGTGATGATGGCGTTGTGGCATTATCTAGTCAAATTCCGCTTAATATTCAGCGTGAAGCAAATAAAATGATGGGCTTTAATGCATCGCATGCAGGGGTGTTGAAAGAGCCAAAGTTTATTAATTTTATTATGAGCACGTTGTCAAATTCAGCATCCGCTAACTGAAACATGCTATTAACATGTCGTTAAATACAGTTATTTGAGTTAAAAATAGTCTAAAGTACGCATAAATTTAACATTCTTGCGTTTTAGCATTGCTTCTTTTGCGCAGTTTTTTTATAGTTTCGCCTCATTTTCAAACAACATGGACGCACATCACATGAAAATGGTGCTCTCACATTTTAATTATTGGTGTAAAGCTAAGGACCAAGCACAGCTCGCCAACGCAAAAA of the Pseudoalteromonas spongiae UST010723-006 genome contains:
- a CDS encoding esterase/lipase family protein, with the protein product MRHILLLCCVLSLIGCQHFRQAKQQSQLLDSVAEINGRVDYQSNSDGGELVVAVLSRNDNTFSIENQKLLDSNGQFKFYLKPGTYYVAVYQDSNHNLTYDDNETGVAYVDSVGMLQAITLNDKAKYKAKPIHFAKPVKKGYAVQYSDNYNINNIGKLANLEHAMFDAHNVDMGFWRPLDFLAQVESGLFMLSPYNAKKEPLILVHGMMGNPREFSTLVAALEDSDYQVWVLYYPSGVGLHLVKDYLLESIEVMQKRYGFDAVSVLAHSMGGLITRGYALSHQGHARNYKINHFITVNSPLLGMQSARKGVESSPLVINSWRDVATNSDYVNQLHTQTLQPEINYALVFSYQDGASDDGVVALSSQIPLNIQREANKMMGFNASHAGVLKEPKFINFIMSTLSNSASAN